One stretch of Caldinitratiruptor microaerophilus DNA includes these proteins:
- a CDS encoding recombinase family protein — protein sequence MRAFAKASGWEVHCEYVDQAPANDLLHRSEWRRRLQDAAPRRFSPVPVFKPDRAFRLVNHMHDTLAACEPLGSGFRSVHEGIDTQSALGRLLMNLLASLGRFEVELIS from the coding sequence CTGCGGGCCTTCGCCAAGGCATCGGGATGGGAAGTCCATTGCGAGTATGTGGACCAGGCGCCGGCCAACGACCTGCTGCACCGCTCAGAGTGGCGGCGGCGGCTGCAAGACGCGGCCCCGCGGCGCTTCAGTCCGGTCCCGGTGTTCAAGCCGGACCGGGCCTTCCGGTTGGTCAACCACATGCACGACACCCTGGCGGCGTGCGAGCCCCTGGGGAGCGGGTTCCGGTCGGTGCACGAGGGGATCGACACCCAGTCGGCCCTGGGCAGGCTGCTGATGAACCTGCTGGCCTCCCTGGGCCGGTTCGAAGTTGAGCTGATCAGCTAA
- a CDS encoding IS1634 family transposase gives MAPRDLPAELETGVPSLQHLYRTLDYLVEAKEQLEDHMYGQLRDLLNLRLNLVFYDVTSTYFEGDHCPLAEYGYSRDHRPDRKQITIGLLVLVSPEGLPIAHEVFRGGTVDYTTVPGVLERLQKRFGVQSCAFVSHRGTVTAENLRRLHEAGSPYVLGYHKRGRALSDQLLAEHTDLAAYTEGPDGLLYKETPLATDPEDGSPLPGTTRTLLCYNEAKAQEDRALREVALAEAEAALRDLQQRLATQDRRRGRKFTAKGVMLRVAEILGHKGVAKFFQVAYDGRELRFERDEAAIAKETLRDGKFLVQTSADLSPWDVIRAYKNLQRVETAFRELKDFLRIRPVYHWNEQRVRGHVFTCVLAYLFEQWMEVVYTRHVEARLAEAARTADPAAREEEVRRLQSSRLTGRRILDLLSRLHATAQTFVGKPFYAVTTPTPQVGHVLKVLDVPPPSAPSASSQLPLTPPPGSRAPRGPSTTTLGHSKFE, from the coding sequence GTGGCTCCCCGAGATCTACCTGCCGAACTTGAGACCGGCGTGCCGTCCCTGCAGCACCTCTACCGCACCCTGGACTACCTGGTGGAGGCGAAGGAGCAGCTGGAGGACCACATGTACGGCCAGCTCCGGGACCTCCTGAACCTGCGCCTGAACCTCGTGTTCTACGATGTCACCAGCACCTACTTCGAAGGCGACCACTGCCCGCTGGCCGAGTACGGTTACTCCCGGGACCACCGGCCGGACCGCAAGCAGATCACGATCGGGCTCCTAGTCCTAGTCAGTCCCGAAGGCCTGCCCATCGCCCATGAGGTCTTCCGCGGCGGCACCGTCGACTACACCACGGTCCCCGGTGTGCTCGAGCGGCTGCAGAAGCGCTTCGGCGTCCAAAGCTGCGCCTTCGTGAGCCACCGGGGTACGGTCACCGCCGAGAACCTCCGGCGCCTGCACGAGGCGGGTTCCCCGTACGTCCTCGGCTACCACAAGCGGGGCCGGGCCCTCAGCGACCAGCTCCTGGCCGAACACACCGACCTGGCGGCTTACACCGAAGGGCCCGACGGCCTCCTATACAAGGAGACCCCCCTGGCGACGGACCCCGAAGACGGCTCGCCGCTGCCGGGTACCACCCGCACGCTCCTGTGCTACAACGAGGCCAAAGCCCAGGAAGACCGGGCGCTCCGTGAAGTGGCCCTGGCGGAGGCGGAGGCCGCACTCCGAGACCTGCAGCAGCGCCTGGCCACCCAGGACCGGCGCCGGGGCCGCAAGTTCACCGCCAAGGGCGTGATGCTGCGGGTGGCGGAGATCCTTGGCCACAAGGGTGTGGCGAAGTTCTTCCAGGTGGCGTACGACGGGCGTGAGCTGCGGTTCGAGCGAGACGAAGCGGCCATCGCCAAGGAGACCCTGCGGGACGGCAAGTTCCTGGTGCAGACCAGCGCCGACCTGTCGCCCTGGGACGTGATCCGGGCCTACAAGAACCTGCAGCGGGTGGAGACGGCCTTTCGGGAGCTGAAGGACTTCCTCCGCATCCGCCCTGTCTACCACTGGAACGAACAGCGGGTGCGGGGTCACGTGTTCACCTGCGTGCTGGCATACCTGTTCGAGCAGTGGATGGAGGTGGTCTACACCCGGCACGTGGAGGCCCGACTGGCCGAGGCCGCCCGGACGGCCGATCCGGCCGCCCGGGAGGAGGAGGTTCGCCGGCTGCAGAGCTCCCGGCTGACGGGGCGGCGGATCCTGGACCTTCTGAGCCGGCTGCACGCGACGGCGCAGACCTTCGTGGGGAAGCCGTTCTACGCCGTGACGACCCCAACCCCCCAGGTGGGCCACGTGCTAAAGGTTCTGGACGTCCCACCGCCGTCGGCTCCTTCCGCGTCGAGCCAGCTGCCCCTCACACCACCCCCAGGTTCCCGGGCGCCCCGGGGGCCTAGTACTACTACGTTAGGTCATTCCAAATTCGAATGA
- a CDS encoding transposase, giving the protein MNYQQGVALRELLEQFLAQILFAVCSRNQQHQRGSVYVRGLLLDGERKSVGAMAERIPDGNEQAM; this is encoded by the coding sequence ATGAACTACCAGCAAGGCGTTGCCCTTCGCGAGCTCCTGGAACAGTTCCTGGCCCAAATCCTCTTTGCTGTCTGCTCCCGCAACCAGCAACACCAGCGGGGGAGTGTATACGTTCGAGGTCTGCTGCTAGATGGCGAACGCAAGTCCGTGGGAGCCATGGCCGAGAGGATACCCGATGGGAACGAACAGGCCATGTAG
- the opp4C gene encoding oligopeptide ABC transporter permease: MSTPVAGLPHPDGAFGLPAGAWRRFARNPLAVAGAAVLLIFIVLALVAPYISPHDPAAVDLLNVNAPPSRAHPLGTDPIGRDILSRLLYGARISLLVGFTVAAGAVTVGSLVGAVAGYFGGWADTVLMRLVDVMLSYPSLFLNILVLVLFGGDFKYLVLILILNSWMGVARLVRASFLQLREMPYVEAARAIGVPTWRIMLRHLLPGASAPIIVYGTLMVGTAILVESALSFLGLGVQPPQTSWGQMLFKAQEYMLTNPWLAVYPGLCIFLTVLAVNFVGDGIRDALDPRQPARIPRRRMALWRARLSR, from the coding sequence GTGAGCACTCCGGTCGCGGGCTTGCCGCATCCCGACGGCGCGTTCGGCCTCCCGGCGGGGGCCTGGCGGCGGTTCGCCCGCAACCCGCTCGCGGTGGCGGGGGCCGCCGTGCTGCTGATCTTCATCGTGCTCGCGCTGGTCGCCCCGTACATCAGCCCGCACGACCCCGCGGCGGTCGACCTGCTGAACGTGAACGCCCCGCCGAGCCGCGCTCACCCCCTGGGCACCGACCCGATCGGCCGCGACATCCTGTCACGGCTCCTGTACGGCGCGCGCATCTCGCTCCTGGTGGGCTTCACGGTCGCCGCCGGCGCCGTGACCGTCGGGTCGCTGGTAGGGGCCGTGGCCGGGTACTTCGGCGGCTGGGCCGACACGGTGCTCATGCGGCTCGTCGACGTGATGCTCTCCTACCCCTCCCTGTTCCTCAACATCCTGGTGCTGGTCCTCTTCGGCGGCGACTTCAAGTACCTCGTGCTCATCCTCATCCTCAACAGCTGGATGGGCGTGGCGCGCCTGGTGCGCGCCTCGTTCCTGCAACTGCGCGAGATGCCTTACGTCGAAGCGGCCCGGGCCATCGGCGTTCCGACGTGGAGGATCATGTTGCGGCACCTGCTGCCCGGCGCCAGCGCCCCCATCATCGTCTACGGCACGCTCATGGTCGGCACCGCCATCCTCGTGGAGTCCGCCCTGTCCTTCCTCGGCCTCGGGGTCCAGCCGCCCCAGACCAGCTGGGGGCAGATGCTCTTCAAGGCCCAGGAGTACATGCTCACGAACCCGTGGCTGGCGGTGTATCCCGGCCTGTGCATCTTCCTGACCGTGCTGGCGGTGAACTTCGTGGGCGACGGGATCCGCGACGCCCTCGACCCCCGCCAGCCGGCGCGGATCCCGCGCAGGAGGATGGCCCTTTGGCGCGCCCGCCTCTCAAGGTGA
- a CDS encoding ATP-binding protein, with the protein MTIASAQRATSTWTSRSRRVGNSHIAQALGHAACLKGFDVLYTKTGRLLADLAGTHADGTWEARLRHYLQPDLLSLDDFGLREFTVSQTQGPVRAHLRALPPALPDHRLQPCAAGLGYALFPTPVLAEGAVDRLVNSSLHVLMSGESYRPLHRPARPYAAEAQRVAIHARGED; encoded by the coding sequence ATGACCATAGCGAGCGCGCAGCGGGCAACGTCGACCTGGACGTCGCGGTCCCGGAGGGTCGGCAACTCCCACATCGCCCAGGCCCTGGGCCATGCCGCCTGCCTGAAAGGCTTTGACGTGCTCTACACGAAAACCGGCCGGCTCCTGGCCGACCTCGCGGGCACCCATGCCGACGGCACCTGGGAAGCCCGCCTGCGGCATTACCTGCAGCCCGACCTGCTCAGCCTGGACGACTTCGGCCTCCGGGAGTTCACCGTGTCGCAAACCCAGGGACCTGTACGAGCTCATCTGCGAGCGTTACCGCCGGCGCTCCCAGATCATCGTCTCCAACCGTGCGCCGCAGGACTGGGGTATGCCCTCTTCCCCACCCCCGTTCTGGCCGAAGGGGCGGTGGATCGCCTCGTCAACAGTTCGCTCCACGTGCTCATGAGCGGGGAGAGCTACCGCCCCCTGCACCGGCCGGCCCGCCCGTATGCGGCCGAAGCACAACGCGTGGCCATTCACGCGCGAGGAGAGGACTAA
- a CDS encoding DUF6431 domain-containing protein, translated as MSIILPLAVSVKAYLRRYGRDGPALALRCAGCGRQMREHGAHHRSVVTRRRIYRIPIYRWFCPRCKHTCSVLPDFLCPYARFVTLLREVVVRRRLQQGRSWRDLAWEISSPAVSVVSERTLRRWVRTVRGIAGTWGQFLTAWLLEQRPAVDVFTLVPRHEGPDAALHFLLALGDWLRRQMPVDPVRHRGLFAFLNSFCEAPAPL; from the coding sequence GTGTCCATCATACTGCCCCTTGCGGTCTCAGTCAAAGCGTACTTACGCCGGTACGGCCGTGACGGACCCGCACTGGCGCTTCGTTGTGCAGGCTGCGGCCGGCAGATGCGGGAGCATGGCGCCCACCATCGGTCAGTGGTTACCCGCCGGCGCATCTACCGCATCCCCATCTACCGCTGGTTCTGTCCCCGGTGCAAGCACACGTGCTCAGTCCTGCCGGACTTTCTGTGTCCGTACGCCCGCTTTGTCACGCTGCTGCGGGAAGTGGTCGTGCGCCGGCGCCTTCAGCAAGGGAGGTCGTGGAGGGATCTCGCCTGGGAAATCAGTTCACCGGCGGTCAGTGTGGTGTCGGAGCGAACGTTGCGCCGGTGGGTGCGTACGGTTCGCGGTATCGCGGGGACTTGGGGACAGTTCCTGACCGCCTGGCTGCTGGAACAGCGACCCGCCGTCGACGTCTTCACGCTGGTCCCCCGCCACGAGGGTCCCGACGCCGCCCTCCACTTTTTGCTCGCGCTGGGTGACTGGCTCCGGCGGCAGATGCCTGTGGACCCTGTCCGCCACCGTGGGCTGTTTGCGTTCCTGAACAGTTTTTGCGAGGCGCCGGCACCCCTGTGA
- a CDS encoding ExeA family protein, with the protein MPFAREIPTDRLFPAPQHQELLARLQYAIRHRAFAVVTGEVGAGKSTAIRALYDQLDRTRHLFVYIADSRLTPSAFYRDVLTQLGVAPPSLFHGREVKRLFERTILDGYTTNGRQPVIVIDEAHLLSGAMLQEVRFLLNFHMDSISPLTFILAGQSELRGLLRLRTFEAIAQRVQVRFHLTGLGEAETLAYIQHHLHLAGADRPLFSEQALRKIVTESRGIPRVINTICTSCLLDACAHDQRLVEEAHVERVLLELQDTQAPRGGSPW; encoded by the coding sequence GTGCCCTTCGCCAGGGAGATTCCCACCGACCGGCTGTTCCCCGCTCCCCAGCACCAGGAACTGCTTGCTCGCCTCCAGTACGCCATCCGCCACCGCGCGTTCGCGGTCGTCACGGGTGAGGTCGGCGCCGGGAAGTCCACCGCCATCCGGGCCCTGTACGATCAGCTCGACCGGACCCGCCACCTGTTCGTGTACATCGCCGACTCCCGTCTCACCCCCAGCGCGTTCTACCGAGACGTGCTCACCCAGCTTGGGGTGGCCCCGCCTTCTCTGTTCCACGGGCGGGAGGTGAAACGGCTTTTCGAGCGCACCATCCTGGACGGTTACACCACCAACGGCCGTCAGCCAGTGATCGTCATCGACGAGGCCCACCTCCTCAGCGGCGCCATGCTCCAGGAGGTCCGCTTCCTCCTGAACTTCCACATGGACTCCATCTCGCCGCTGACGTTCATCCTCGCCGGCCAGAGCGAACTCCGGGGGCTGCTCCGGCTTCGCACCTTCGAGGCCATCGCCCAGCGGGTTCAGGTGCGCTTCCACCTCACCGGCCTCGGGGAGGCCGAGACTCTGGCCTACATCCAGCACCATCTCCACCTGGCCGGCGCCGACCGGCCCCTCTTCTCCGAGCAGGCCCTGCGCAAGATCGTCACGGAGTCCCGGGGCATCCCGCGGGTCATCAACACGATCTGCACGAGCTGCCTCCTGGACGCTTGCGCCCATGACCAGCGCCTAGTGGAGGAGGCCCACGTCGAGCGGGTGCTGCTGGAGCTGCAGGATACCCAGGCCCCCAGAGGAGGTAGCCCGTGGTGA
- a CDS encoding S1C family serine protease encodes MFRCRVLRTAVASLLGFVVVAAGAPARGAAEPVHDVSAVAEAARASVVGILVTVPSGDPGEPRRDHAAATGFVYRPGYVITNAHVVKDAVEVQILFPDRSVTVVSDVSRSVLRDEVADIAVIRVDTRGLHPLPFANSDAVRVGEPVIAIGNPLGFRLGNTVTAGILSGVGRAVGTGLPFLQLDAAINPGNSGGPLLNREGRVIGINSAKIADVGIEGLALAIPANLAREVADELIARGKVERVWLGLRFVEGWKAYFGVPNEDGVEIESVVPDGPAGQVGLRSGDRLVRIDGRPVGTEDEINAYLLHRRPGEAVSIMVRRKGQVLETRVVLEARARLQEEVLPPPGPGRGILVHLTPAQIRDAAEYGETLIWQGLDALVADYTAQSGDAEAVLYTEFTYVARRVLSALWATGQHPSEAFQRAAADAIRGQLEVVVEMTGPGPGFLDGASAVLRQGALAVPGRVVRGPGYAVSPEGNSATGQVSFRFDSTGLDPAGEVDVVVTPPHGRSYVFHYALADLR; translated from the coding sequence ATGTTCAGGTGTCGAGTGCTTCGGACCGCCGTCGCCTCCCTGCTCGGTTTCGTGGTGGTGGCGGCGGGCGCTCCGGCCCGAGGTGCGGCCGAGCCCGTCCACGACGTTTCCGCCGTGGCCGAGGCCGCCCGCGCCTCGGTCGTGGGCATCCTGGTAACTGTTCCGAGTGGCGACCCCGGCGAGCCCCGGAGAGACCATGCGGCCGCCACGGGCTTCGTGTACCGGCCAGGTTACGTGATCACGAACGCCCATGTTGTCAAGGACGCGGTCGAGGTTCAGATCCTCTTTCCGGATCGCTCCGTGACGGTGGTATCGGATGTTTCCCGAAGCGTCTTGCGGGACGAGGTGGCCGACATCGCCGTCATCCGGGTCGACACCCGGGGACTCCACCCGCTGCCCTTCGCTAATTCAGACGCCGTGCGGGTGGGAGAACCGGTGATCGCCATCGGCAACCCCCTGGGCTTCCGCCTAGGGAACACTGTGACGGCTGGGATCCTGAGTGGCGTGGGGCGCGCGGTCGGGACGGGCCTACCGTTTCTCCAACTTGACGCTGCGATCAACCCCGGCAATAGCGGCGGACCCCTGCTCAACCGGGAGGGCAGGGTGATCGGAATCAACTCGGCCAAGATCGCTGACGTGGGCATCGAAGGGCTGGCACTTGCCATCCCGGCCAACCTGGCACGCGAAGTGGCGGACGAACTGATCGCCCGTGGCAAGGTCGAGCGGGTCTGGCTTGGCCTGAGGTTCGTAGAGGGCTGGAAGGCCTACTTCGGCGTGCCCAACGAGGACGGGGTCGAGATCGAGTCCGTGGTTCCCGACGGGCCAGCGGGGCAGGTTGGACTCCGGTCGGGAGACCGGCTCGTGCGGATCGACGGCCGGCCAGTGGGCACCGAGGACGAAATCAACGCCTACCTGCTGCATAGGCGGCCGGGAGAGGCCGTGAGCATCATGGTTCGACGAAAGGGGCAGGTGCTTGAGACCCGGGTGGTCCTGGAAGCCCGGGCCCGCCTTCAGGAGGAAGTACTGCCGCCGCCGGGGCCGGGACGGGGCATCCTCGTCCATCTGACGCCTGCGCAGATCCGGGACGCCGCGGAGTACGGGGAGACACTCATCTGGCAGGGGTTGGACGCCCTTGTAGCCGACTACACGGCGCAGAGCGGGGATGCCGAAGCGGTCCTGTACACTGAGTTCACATACGTGGCACGGCGCGTGCTGTCAGCCCTGTGGGCCACGGGTCAGCATCCCAGCGAAGCGTTCCAGCGGGCCGCGGCTGACGCCATTCGGGGACAGCTCGAGGTCGTGGTCGAGATGACCGGACCTGGCCCCGGCTTCCTGGACGGCGCCTCAGCCGTGCTCCGCCAGGGGGCGCTGGCGGTGCCTGGCCGGGTCGTGCGTGGCCCGGGATACGCCGTGTCGCCGGAGGGGAACAGTGCCACCGGCCAGGTTAGCTTCCGGTTTGACTCGACTGGGCTCGATCCGGCGGGTGAGGTTGACGTCGTGGTGACCCCCCCGCACGGGCGCTCGTACGTCTTCCACTATGCACTCGCCGACCTTCGCTGA
- a CDS encoding DDE-type integrase/transposase/recombinase: MDEQQREEIATFRWSLIAPVLTQNLSPSERQRLLREIAGHPHEIPSSDKTRVGLRTLQRWVQAYRQHGFEGLKPHTRADADQGRAVPPEVLEAAIALRRAVPDRSVQQIIALLELDGKVAPGRLKRTTLGRYLARAGCTRQELRSKAARSLLRRFEAQHRNDLWQGDVLHALSLPVPGQPGKRRQVYLMAFLDDHSRVVYGQMYFEEKLPRLEDCLKRTILRYGLPRQIYVDNGAIYSTRHLARICAKLGIRLSHSRPYRPQGRGKVEKFFQYVRRSFVPEAHALVEAGQLRTLDELNEFFWAWLEVAYLSRPHGSTHQTPRQRFEADTEPLRRIDPTALREVFLWEEQRVVDKTGCFSLHGNRYEVDAALSGHRVLLRYDPYDLSQIQVWHEGKRFPDAAPLQLRRTHHHAVPAPAQPPSSDGMNFLTLARKHHEAEKQRRLGQTSYARLVGHKDGEPSR, encoded by the coding sequence ATGGACGAGCAGCAGCGGGAAGAGATCGCCACCTTCCGCTGGAGCCTCATCGCCCCCGTACTGACCCAGAACCTGAGCCCGTCCGAGCGCCAGCGCCTGTTGCGGGAGATCGCCGGGCACCCGCACGAGATCCCTTCCAGTGACAAGACCCGAGTCGGGCTCAGGACGCTGCAGCGCTGGGTCCAGGCCTACCGGCAGCACGGGTTCGAGGGGCTCAAACCGCACACCCGGGCGGATGCGGACCAGGGACGGGCCGTTCCCCCGGAGGTCCTGGAAGCGGCGATCGCCTTGCGGCGGGCGGTGCCCGACCGCAGTGTGCAACAGATCATCGCCTTGCTCGAGCTGGACGGAAAGGTCGCACCCGGGCGTCTCAAACGCACCACCCTGGGCCGCTACCTGGCCCGGGCAGGCTGCACCCGCCAGGAGTTGCGCAGCAAAGCCGCCCGGAGTTTGCTCCGCCGGTTTGAGGCCCAACACCGCAACGACCTGTGGCAAGGAGACGTCCTGCACGCCCTGTCGCTGCCGGTGCCGGGACAACCCGGGAAGCGGCGCCAAGTCTACCTCATGGCTTTCCTCGACGACCATAGCCGAGTCGTTTACGGCCAGATGTATTTCGAGGAGAAGCTCCCCCGCCTGGAGGACTGCCTCAAACGCACCATCCTCCGCTACGGCCTGCCCCGCCAGATCTACGTGGACAACGGGGCGATCTACTCCACCCGCCACCTGGCCCGGATCTGCGCCAAGCTCGGGATCCGCCTCAGCCACTCCCGCCCCTACCGACCCCAGGGGCGGGGAAAGGTTGAAAAGTTTTTCCAGTACGTCCGCCGCAGCTTTGTACCCGAAGCGCACGCGCTGGTCGAAGCCGGCCAGCTCCGCACCCTGGACGAACTCAACGAGTTCTTCTGGGCCTGGCTCGAGGTGGCCTACCTCAGTCGCCCCCACGGCAGCACCCACCAGACCCCCCGCCAGCGGTTCGAGGCGGACACCGAGCCCTTGCGCCGCATCGACCCTACGGCCCTGCGGGAGGTGTTCCTCTGGGAGGAGCAGCGGGTCGTCGACAAGACCGGATGCTTCTCCCTGCATGGGAACCGCTACGAGGTCGACGCCGCCCTCAGCGGCCACCGGGTGCTCCTGCGCTACGACCCCTACGACCTCAGCCAGATCCAGGTCTGGCACGAGGGAAAGCGTTTCCCGGACGCTGCCCCCCTCCAGCTCCGCCGCACTCACCACCACGCCGTCCCTGCCCCGGCCCAACCCCCGTCCAGCGACGGGATGAACTTCCTCACCCTGGCCCGCAAGCACCACGAGGCCGAGAAGCAGCGCCGCCTGGGTCAGACCTCTTACGCTCGCCTGGTCGGCCACAAGGACGGTGAGCCGTCACGCTGA